DNA from Amycolatopsis sp. DSM 110486:
GGCATGCGCCACGCGTTCGACGCGGACCACATCGCGGCGATCGACAACACCACGCGCAAGCTGATGGCCGAGGGCCAGCGGCCGCTGTCGGTCGGGTTCTGGTTCTCGCTGGGGCACTCGACGATCGTGTTCGGCCTCTGCCTGCTGCTCTCGCTGGGCGTGCGCGCGGTCGCCGGGCAGCTCGAGGACGACTCGTCGGCGCTGCACCAGACCACCGGCCTCATCGGTACGTCGGTTTCAGGCGTTTTCCTTTATTTGATCGGGATCATCAACCTCGTGGCGCTCGTCGGGATCCTCCGGGTTTTCGCGCGGATGCGCCGCGGTGAACTGGACGAAGCCGCGCTGGAACGCCAACTCGACAAGCGTGGCTTCATGAATCGCCTGCTGCGCGGCGCGACGAAGGCCGTGCGCAAGCCGTGGCACATCTACCCCGTCGGTGTCCTTTTCGGACTCGGGTTCGACACCGCGACGGAGATCGGGCTGCTGGTCCTCGCGGCCGGCGCGGCGGCGTTCGCACTGCCCTGGTACGCGATCCTCGTGCTGCCCGTGCTCTTCGCCGCGGGCATGAGCCTGTTCGACGCCGCCGACGGGGTGTTCATGAACTTCGCCTACGGCTGGGCGTTTTCGCGCCCGATCCGGAAGGTCTACTACAACATCACCGTCACCGCGCTGTCCGTGGCGGTGGCGCTGGTCATCGGCACGATCGAGCTCGTGTCGATCCTCGCCGAGCAGCTCGACATCACGCACGGGCCGCTCGCCACCATCGCCGAGGTCAACCTCGACTACGTCGGGTTCGCGATCGTCGGGCTGTTCATCCTCACGTGGCTGGTCGCGCTCGCCGTGTGGCGGTTCGGGCGCATCGAGGAGAAGTGGTCGGCGCGGCTCACTGACCACTGAGCCGCGCGACGCGCAGCGCGAGCTGGATCTCCAACGCGCGTTCCGGCTCGCGCCAGTCGTCGCCCAGCAGCGCGGAGACGCGGTCGAGGCGCTGCACCACGGTGTTCACGTGGACGTGCAGCTCGTCCTTGGCGCGCGCCAGGTTGCCGCCGGCCGCGAAGTACGCGCGCAGCGTGCCGACGAGGTCGGTGCCGCGGCGGGAGTCGTAGTCCAGGACCGGGCCGAGCGTGGCCGTGACGTAGGCGGCCAGGTCGGCGTGGCGGCCGAGCAGCACGCCGAGGAAGCCCAGCTCGGCCATCGCCGCGCCGTCGCCTTCGCGACCCAGGGCGAGCAGCGTGCTGACGCAACGAACCGCCTCGGCGTACGCGTGGGCGAGCGCGGCGGGACCTTTCGCGGGGCCTGCGGCACCGACCGTCACCGGACAGTCCACAACGGACTGAAGCTCACGGGCCACCTTGGCCGCCCCGACACCGTCCGGCGCGAGCGCGACCACCTGTTCCGCGTGCACACCCACCAGGTCGCCGTACCGCGCGCAAGCCGATGCGAGGCCACGGCGGGAAATCCCGGGCGCGTGGGCGACGAACACCACGTGCGGCGCCGACAAGTCGACACCCAGCCGCCGCGCGCGGGCCGTCAGCGAGGCCGGGTTGCGCGCCGGTGCCGTCAGCAGGTCCGTGAGCAGCTCGCCGCGCACCTCGTCCTCGGCCTGTGCGACGGACCGGCGCAGCATCAGCAGCAACGCCGTGACCACGGCCGCGCGCTCGAACAACCGCCGGTCCGCACCCGCCAGCTCCGGCCGGCCCGCCAGCGTGAGGCTGCCCAGCAGCTCCTGACCGGCCCGCACCGCGCACACCCAGGTGTCCGATGTGGACTCCGCGCGCCCGCTGCCGCGCGAAGAAGCCACCGCCGGCGCGTCGAACGACAGCAACGAGCCCGCCAGCAAGTCCCCCGAAGCGTCGTGGACGGCGATCTCGCCACGCAGCACGCCCGCCACCTCCGCGGCGACTTCCGGCAGGTCACCACCCCTGAGCACGAGGTCCATCAGGCGGTCGTGAGCTTCGTCGGCGCGGCGCATGGTCGCGTTCACGGCGTTGAGCTCGGCGGCCGAGCGGCGCGTCTCGTCGAGCAGGTGCGCGCTGTCCAGGGCGATCGCCGCGTGGTTGGCCAGCGACGACAGCAGCGCGACCTCCGCCGTCGAGAACTCGCGCGGCGCGCGGTCCGACGCGTAGAGCACGCCCAGCACCTTGCCGCCGATGGCCAGCGGCACGCCGAGGATTGCCGTGAGGCCCTCCTCCAGCACGCCGGTGTCGATGGGTGAGGTGTGGCGGAAGCGCGCGTCGGCGAAGTAGTCCGCGGTGGCGTACGGCCGCGCGGTCTGGGCCACGAGCCCGCCGAGCCCCTCGCCCATGCCGAGCACGATCTGCTGGAACAACGCGGAAACCGAGCCGTCCGTGACACGGATGTAGGTCTTGCCGGCGGCCTCGTCGTTCAGGCTCAGGTACGACAC
Protein-coding regions in this window:
- a CDS encoding HoxN/HupN/NixA family nickel/cobalt transporter gives rise to the protein MTGVKEPTRARQPLSRREWGSLSGMAAVILLLNLVGWGVLVLFIAPHHYDLGASGVFGIGLGVTAFTLGMRHAFDADHIAAIDNTTRKLMAEGQRPLSVGFWFSLGHSTIVFGLCLLLSLGVRAVAGQLEDDSSALHQTTGLIGTSVSGVFLYLIGIINLVALVGILRVFARMRRGELDEAALERQLDKRGFMNRLLRGATKAVRKPWHIYPVGVLFGLGFDTATEIGLLVLAAGAAAFALPWYAILVLPVLFAAGMSLFDAADGVFMNFAYGWAFSRPIRKVYYNITVTALSVAVALVIGTIELVSILAEQLDITHGPLATIAEVNLDYVGFAIVGLFILTWLVALAVWRFGRIEEKWSARLTDH
- a CDS encoding GAF domain-containing protein; protein product: MTCVDPYRRLLELLAAGASSEQLAHAARESGADATELALRVRETLTEHQRREAELTALFDTASDLARLRDPDAVLRSIVRRARTLLGVDVSYLSLNDEAAGKTYIRVTDGSVSALFQQIVLGMGEGLGGLVAQTARPYATADYFADARFRHTSPIDTGVLEEGLTAILGVPLAIGGKVLGVLYASDRAPREFSTAEVALLSSLANHAAIALDSAHLLDETRRSAAELNAVNATMRRADEAHDRLMDLVLRGGDLPEVAAEVAGVLRGEIAVHDASGDLLAGSLLSFDAPAVASSRGSGRAESTSDTWVCAVRAGQELLGSLTLAGRPELAGADRRLFERAAVVTALLLMLRRSVAQAEDEVRGELLTDLLTAPARNPASLTARARRLGVDLSAPHVVFVAHAPGISRRGLASACARYGDLVGVHAEQVVALAPDGVGAAKVARELQSVVDCPVTVGAAGPAKGPAALAHAYAEAVRCVSTLLALGREGDGAAMAELGFLGVLLGRHADLAAYVTATLGPVLDYDSRRGTDLVGTLRAYFAAGGNLARAKDELHVHVNTVVQRLDRVSALLGDDWREPERALEIQLALRVARLSGQ